A single window of Salminus brasiliensis chromosome 18, fSalBra1.hap2, whole genome shotgun sequence DNA harbors:
- the ccdc74b gene encoding coiled-coil domain-containing protein 74B isoform X4, producing MDALVASLERKIDFLQQQHRETLRELHSEVERLTRQNKDLQFRLIMGPPRSGRKGPSYKEHKDGRESNTFQTQKQIYLEETLEDSHLPRDANFGSQTLQDEASETTAAGRTELVSRAKGGLITSLHPLRIHCNPSQPPRAPTLQECEVIIRQLYNANSLQSQEVLRIKAVLRDIVLNKKITPENYILTKAYLADDKRVKEPEGFPKLPYRGLPQALPVHQANTAERMTLPALKQSLNTSFAERQRRSRAVQRNRLRRTVT from the exons ATGGACGCGCTTGTTGCCTCTTTGGAGAGGAAGATTGAtttcctgcagcagcagcacagagaaACCCTGAGAGAGCTGCACTCGGAAGTCGAGCGGTTAACACGACAAAATAAGG ACCTGCAGTTCAGGCTGATCATGGGGCCTCCACGGTCAGGCAGAAAAG GACCCAGttacaaagaacacaaagacGGGAGAGAGTCCAACACATTTCAGACACAGAAACAAATTTACCTTGAAGAGACACTAGAAGACTCCCACCTGCCCCGAGATGCAAACTTTGG CAGTCAGACGCTCCAAGATGAAGCCtcagagaccacagcagcagGCAGGACCGAGTTAGTCTCAAGGGCCAAAGGGGGTCTCATCACCTCTTTACACCCTCTGAGGATCCACTGCAACCCATCCCAACCCCCACGAGCCCCCACCCTGCAGGAGTGTGAGGTCATCATACGGCAGCTCTACAACGCCAACAGCCTGCAGTCCCAGGAA GTACTCCGCATTAAGGCGGTGCTCAGGGACATAGTTCTCAACAAGAAAATCACCCCAGAgaattatatactgaccaaagCCTATCTCGCAGACGATAAAAG AGTCAAAGAACCAGAAGGCTTTCCAAAGCTTCCTTACCGTGGACTGCCCCAAGCATT ACCAGTGCACCAGGCCAACACAGCAGAGAGAATGACTCTTCCTGCCCTCAAACAAAGCCTCAACACCAGCTTTgctgagagacagaggagaagcCGGGCTGTACAGAGGAACCGGTTACGCCGAACAGTAACATAA
- the ccdc74b gene encoding coiled-coil domain-containing protein 74B isoform X1: MDALVASLERKIDFLQQQHRETLRELHSEVERLTRQNKDLQFRLIMGPPRSGRKGPSYKEHKDGRESNTFQTQKQIYLEETLEDSHLPRDANFGSQTLQDEASETTAAGRTELVSRAKGGLITSLHPLRIHCNPSQPPRAPTLQECEVIIRQLYNANSLQSQEVSVINFYILPVFLFVSHILVVILSQSHLSTGGLCFSQVLRIKAVLRDIVLNKKITPENYILTKAYLADDKRVKEPEGFPKLPYRGLPQALPVHQANTAERMTLPALKQSLNTSFAERQRRSRAVQRNRLRRTVT, from the exons ATGGACGCGCTTGTTGCCTCTTTGGAGAGGAAGATTGAtttcctgcagcagcagcacagagaaACCCTGAGAGAGCTGCACTCGGAAGTCGAGCGGTTAACACGACAAAATAAGG ACCTGCAGTTCAGGCTGATCATGGGGCCTCCACGGTCAGGCAGAAAAG GACCCAGttacaaagaacacaaagacGGGAGAGAGTCCAACACATTTCAGACACAGAAACAAATTTACCTTGAAGAGACACTAGAAGACTCCCACCTGCCCCGAGATGCAAACTTTGG CAGTCAGACGCTCCAAGATGAAGCCtcagagaccacagcagcagGCAGGACCGAGTTAGTCTCAAGGGCCAAAGGGGGTCTCATCACCTCTTTACACCCTCTGAGGATCCACTGCAACCCATCCCAACCCCCACGAGCCCCCACCCTGCAGGAGTGTGAGGTCATCATACGGCAGCTCTACAACGCCAACAGCCTGCAGTCCCAGGAAGTGAGCGTTATAAACTTTTATATCTTACCGGTCTTCCTTTTTGTTTCACACATTCTAGTTGTGATTCTCTCGCAGTCGCACCTCAGCACTGGTGGTTTATGCTTCTCACAGGTACTCCGCATTAAGGCGGTGCTCAGGGACATAGTTCTCAACAAGAAAATCACCCCAGAgaattatatactgaccaaagCCTATCTCGCAGACGATAAAAG AGTCAAAGAACCAGAAGGCTTTCCAAAGCTTCCTTACCGTGGACTGCCCCAAGCATT ACCAGTGCACCAGGCCAACACAGCAGAGAGAATGACTCTTCCTGCCCTCAAACAAAGCCTCAACACCAGCTTTgctgagagacagaggagaagcCGGGCTGTACAGAGGAACCGGTTACGCCGAACAGTAACATAA
- the med15 gene encoding mediator of RNA polymerase II transcription subunit 15: protein MEVPPDNDWRSPGFRQKVVAQIEEAMRKAGTAHTKSSNDMENHVFIKAKSREEYLSLVARLIIHFRDIHKKAQGGPDPMNALQTLTGVGGPGTIGMGPRPGAPMGGMGAMGQMQMGQHPMQTVAGNQQGAGTAGQMQMQMTSQQQPLQFQPFQAQQQTAMQPQQQAAMQSSSLQQQQFQLQKQLQLQHQHQQQQQQQQQQQQQQQHHQNQPLQHQNQQQQAQAQAQAQAQAQAQAQAQAQAQAQAQAQAQAQAQAQAQAQAQQQQQQQQNQLHQSRLQQQQLAQMQLQQQQHQQQQQQQAQAHAQAQAQTIQHLQQQQQQLQQAQAQPGQMPPHTQPPQILVPQSLAGQMHPGQHQTIGSLSQQQQHQQQQQQHLKMQQVLQAQARVLQQQQVQQQVQQAQQAAVQAQLGAVPGGMMPRAGMQIPPRLPRATLNSAIPPNPAAMGGQQMPQGPQMSSPSPVQVPTPQPPMPPPPQPQPSPQPPSSQPNSVSSGPTPSPGGFQPSPSPQPSHSPATARTPQSYPLQVPSPGPLNTPGNPSSVMSPAGASQSEDQLYMDKLKQLSKYIEPLRRMINKIDKNEDRKKDLSKMKSLLNILTDPNTRCPLKTLQKCEIALEKLKNDMAVPTPPPPTVPSTKKQYLCQPLLDAVLANIRSPVFNHSLYRTFAPAMTAIHGPPITGPVIPTRKRKFEDDDRQTIPNILQGEVARLSSKFLVNLDPSFCSNNGTVHLICKLDDKNLPSVPPLQLSIPADYPDQSPQWDNDSYEYEANPFLQNVHRNMTSKLLQLPDKHSVTALLNTWALSVRQACLSAA, encoded by the exons ATGGAGGTCCCCCCGGATAATGACTGGAGGAGTCCAGGATTCCGACAGAAAGTAGTGGCACAAAT AGAAGAAGCCATGAGAAAGGCTGGAACAGCACATACAAAATCCAGTAATGACATGGAGAATCATGTGTTCATTAAAGCTAAGTCAAGA GAGGAGTATCTGTCTCTGGTTGCCAGGCTGATCATTCATTTCAGAGATATCC ATAAAAAAGCCCAAGGTGGACCAG ATCCGATGAATGCTCTACAGACTCTAACAGGCGTAGGTGGTCCCGGTACTATTGGCATGGGACCACGCCCTGGAGCTCCAATGGGTGGAATGGGTGCCATGGGGCAAATGCAAATGGGCCAGCATCCCATGCAGACAGTCGCAGGAAATCAGCAGGGTG CTGGGACAGCAGgacagatgcagatgcagatgactTCACAGCAGCAGCCCTTGCAGTTTCAGCCGTTTCAGGCACAGCAGCAAACAGCCATGCAGCCACAGCAGCAAGCAGCCATGCAGTCCAGTTcgcttcagcagcagcagtttcaGCTCCAGAAGCAGCTCCAGTtgcaacaccaacaccaacaacaacagcagcagcaacagcaacagcagcagcagcagcagcatcatcaaaATCAGCCACTGCAACACCAGAACCAACAACAAcaggctcaggctcaggctcaggctcaggctcaggctcaAGCTCAAgctcaggctcaggctcaggctcaAGCTCAAGCTCAAGCTCAAGCTCAGGCTCAGGCACAAGCTCAAGCTCAAGCTCaggcacagcagcagcagcaacaacaacagaacCAG TTGCATCAGTCAagacttcagcagcagcagctagcCCAGATGCAgcttcaacagcagcagcatcaacagcagcagcagcagcaagctCAAGCCCATGCACAAGCACAGGCTCAGACTATTCAGcatttgcagcagcagcaacaacagctaCAGCAAGCTCAAGCCCAGCCAGGTCAGATGCCACCCCACACTCAGCCACCACAGATCCTTGTGCCTCAGTCGCTGGCTGGGCAGATGCACCCTGGACAGCATCAGACAATTGGTTCACTTAGCCAACAGCAgcaacatcagcagcagcagcagcagcatttgAAGATGCAGCAGGTACTCCAG GCTCAGGCTAGAGtattgcagcagcagcaagtgCAGCAGCAAGTTCAACAAGCCCAGCAAGCAGCAGTTCAGGCCCAGCTTGGAGCAGTGCCTGGCGGG ATGATGCCCCGTGCTGGGATGCAAATTCCACCCCGGTTGCCCCGCGCCACCCTGAACTCTGCCATTCCTCCAAACCCTGCTGCCATGGGAGGACAGCAAATGCCACAG GGTCCACAAATGTCCTCACCCTCCCCGGTTCAGGTGCCGACACCTCAGCCTCCCATGCCTCCTCCTCCCCAGCCTCAGCCTTCTCCACAGCCCCCTTCCTCACAGCCCAACTCTGTCAG CTCTGGCCCAACTCCTTCCCCAGGAGGTTTCCAACCCAGTCCTTCTCCACAGCCTTCCCACAGTCCAGCAACAGCACGCACCCCACAGAGCTACCCCCTCCAAGTGCCTTCTCCAGGACCTCTTAACACCCCAG GCAACCCTAGCTCTGTGATGAGTCCAGCAGGTGCTTCACAGTCAGAGGaccagctgtacatggataaacTTAAACAGCTCTCCAAATATATAGAGCCACTGCGCAGGATGATTAATAAAATTGACAAAAATGAAG ACAGGAAGAAGGATCTGAGTAAGATGAAAAGTCTGTTGAATATTCTCACTGATCCCAACACAAG ATGTCCCTTAAAAACACTACAGAAGTGTGAAATAGCCTTGGAAAAACTCAAAAATGACATGGCAGTG CCTACTCCGCCTCCTCCAACAGTGCCCAGCACCAAAAAGCAGTATCTGTGCCAACCCTTGCTGGATGCTGTCTTAGCAAACATTCGCTCACCAGTCTTCAACCATTCTCTGTATCGAACATTTGCTCCTGCTATGACAGCCATCCATGGACCCCCAATCAC GGGGCCTGTAATTCCTACTCGTAAGAGGAAGTTTGAAGATGATGATCGTCAGACCATCCCTAATATACTACAAGGAGAGGTGGCACGTCTCAGTTCCAAATTTCTGGTCAACCTTGACCCATCCTTCTGCAGCAATAATGGCACAGTGCACCTCATCTGCAAACTGG atgaTAAGAATCTTCCCAGTGTTCCTCCTCTCCAGCTGAGCATTCCAGCAGACTATCCTGACCAGAGCCCTCAGTGGGATAATGACAGTTATGAGTATG AGGCCAACCCCTTCTTGCAGAATGTTCATAGGAACATGACCTCCAAGCTCCTTCAGCTTCCCGACAAACACTCTGTGACAGCCCTGCTAAATACCTGGGCATTAAGTGTAAGGCAAGCTTGTCTCTCTGCAGCTTAG
- the ccdc74b gene encoding coiled-coil domain-containing protein 74B isoform X3 — MPCPLSSTHGVKDLQFRLIMGPPRSGRKGPSYKEHKDGRESNTFQTQKQIYLEETLEDSHLPRDANFGSQTLQDEASETTAAGRTELVSRAKGGLITSLHPLRIHCNPSQPPRAPTLQECEVIIRQLYNANSLQSQEVSVINFYILPVFLFVSHILVVILSQSHLSTGGLCFSQVLRIKAVLRDIVLNKKITPENYILTKAYLADDKRVKEPEGFPKLPYRGLPQALPVHQANTAERMTLPALKQSLNTSFAERQRRSRAVQRNRLRRTVT, encoded by the exons atGCCATGTCCTCTCTCCTCCACACATGGGGTCAAAGACCTGCAGTTCAGGCTGATCATGGGGCCTCCACGGTCAGGCAGAAAAG GACCCAGttacaaagaacacaaagacGGGAGAGAGTCCAACACATTTCAGACACAGAAACAAATTTACCTTGAAGAGACACTAGAAGACTCCCACCTGCCCCGAGATGCAAACTTTGG CAGTCAGACGCTCCAAGATGAAGCCtcagagaccacagcagcagGCAGGACCGAGTTAGTCTCAAGGGCCAAAGGGGGTCTCATCACCTCTTTACACCCTCTGAGGATCCACTGCAACCCATCCCAACCCCCACGAGCCCCCACCCTGCAGGAGTGTGAGGTCATCATACGGCAGCTCTACAACGCCAACAGCCTGCAGTCCCAGGAAGTGAGCGTTATAAACTTTTATATCTTACCGGTCTTCCTTTTTGTTTCACACATTCTAGTTGTGATTCTCTCGCAGTCGCACCTCAGCACTGGTGGTTTATGCTTCTCACAGGTACTCCGCATTAAGGCGGTGCTCAGGGACATAGTTCTCAACAAGAAAATCACCCCAGAgaattatatactgaccaaagCCTATCTCGCAGACGATAAAAG AGTCAAAGAACCAGAAGGCTTTCCAAAGCTTCCTTACCGTGGACTGCCCCAAGCATT ACCAGTGCACCAGGCCAACACAGCAGAGAGAATGACTCTTCCTGCCCTCAAACAAAGCCTCAACACCAGCTTTgctgagagacagaggagaagcCGGGCTGTACAGAGGAACCGGTTACGCCGAACAGTAACATAA
- the ccdc74b gene encoding coiled-coil domain-containing protein 74B isoform X2: protein MDALVASLERKIDFLQQQHRETLRELHSEVERLTRQNKGPSYKEHKDGRESNTFQTQKQIYLEETLEDSHLPRDANFGSQTLQDEASETTAAGRTELVSRAKGGLITSLHPLRIHCNPSQPPRAPTLQECEVIIRQLYNANSLQSQEVSVINFYILPVFLFVSHILVVILSQSHLSTGGLCFSQVLRIKAVLRDIVLNKKITPENYILTKAYLADDKRVKEPEGFPKLPYRGLPQALPVHQANTAERMTLPALKQSLNTSFAERQRRSRAVQRNRLRRTVT, encoded by the exons ATGGACGCGCTTGTTGCCTCTTTGGAGAGGAAGATTGAtttcctgcagcagcagcacagagaaACCCTGAGAGAGCTGCACTCGGAAGTCGAGCGGTTAACACGACAAAATAAGG GACCCAGttacaaagaacacaaagacGGGAGAGAGTCCAACACATTTCAGACACAGAAACAAATTTACCTTGAAGAGACACTAGAAGACTCCCACCTGCCCCGAGATGCAAACTTTGG CAGTCAGACGCTCCAAGATGAAGCCtcagagaccacagcagcagGCAGGACCGAGTTAGTCTCAAGGGCCAAAGGGGGTCTCATCACCTCTTTACACCCTCTGAGGATCCACTGCAACCCATCCCAACCCCCACGAGCCCCCACCCTGCAGGAGTGTGAGGTCATCATACGGCAGCTCTACAACGCCAACAGCCTGCAGTCCCAGGAAGTGAGCGTTATAAACTTTTATATCTTACCGGTCTTCCTTTTTGTTTCACACATTCTAGTTGTGATTCTCTCGCAGTCGCACCTCAGCACTGGTGGTTTATGCTTCTCACAGGTACTCCGCATTAAGGCGGTGCTCAGGGACATAGTTCTCAACAAGAAAATCACCCCAGAgaattatatactgaccaaagCCTATCTCGCAGACGATAAAAG AGTCAAAGAACCAGAAGGCTTTCCAAAGCTTCCTTACCGTGGACTGCCCCAAGCATT ACCAGTGCACCAGGCCAACACAGCAGAGAGAATGACTCTTCCTGCCCTCAAACAAAGCCTCAACACCAGCTTTgctgagagacagaggagaagcCGGGCTGTACAGAGGAACCGGTTACGCCGAACAGTAACATAA
- the smpd4 gene encoding sphingomyelin phosphodiesterase 4 isoform X2, with product MAAPTIQQPSYLLANLKADWTTKPLLQRCQELVKVIDDYPAKELHLIFPWLIESMFGSLDGVILGWNLRFLHARMNEYNIVMEFLDPSGPMMKLVYKLQAEDYKYEIPISYLPGPVKASIQEGVLPDCPLFHNKLQFPMSGLLTLSMSLNPFEYYMFNFASSLIVPKTYPPGQHGSCSDSAYFVLVDAYLKHFLPTEGNVPPSPFSDPRGSVAPPTPRSPSMPYVGYGVHSSSLLKRHISHQPSANPDPTAQEIWRSETLLQVFVEMWLHHYSLEMYQKLQSPQVKEPFSPTEEHVLVVRLLVKHLHAFSNSLKQEQTLSPSTHSHASPLEEFKRVVVQRFVQQKLYVFLQHCFGHWPLDASFRAVLETWLSYIQPWRYTGEKNNHQTDVQNRNVPEKWASFVQENLLMYTKLFQGFLNRAMRTDLVNAKNALMVFRVAKVFAQPNLSEMIQKGEQLFLEPEHVLHHRQPRVFLTPAHSGSFLSSRQPVGTDAVFKVKSHVYSLEGQDCQYKQMFASELRGVVLKLIQIIAQARQTAKRISDHSAEAAANSSFLSWFGMGSSDPNYTFNGGEADDMGECFKKTHEFLDKALDYLCQIFRLNSGQLSQLMANLASTEDDGGSKQLPDCIPSETGLVLTNLGRMQIINGLRRFEIEYQGDPELQPIRSYENALLVRLLFKVSSFINDRLGDHMELLCSRQDFLGRVSRHYLTSSSTVSEQRRRSPVTRQARGRPQRARLSLRALASYRTLLMMLLLYVFFALLSFGLLSSTALILMICFVYELLLVVFADKLKAH from the exons GAGTTGCATCTCATCTTCCCCTGGCTGATTGAGAGTATGTTTGGCAGTCTGGATGGAGTCATATTGGGCTGGAACCTGCGTTTTCTGCACGCCCgcatgaatgaatataatattgTCATGGAGTTCCTTGACCCAAG TGGGCCCATGATGAAGCTGGTTTACAAGCTGCAAGCAGAAGACTATAAATATGAGATCCCAATCAGCTATTTGCCA GGTCCTGTGAAGGCATCAATTCAGGAAGGTGTTCTACCAGATTGCCCCCTATTTCACAACAAGCTTCAGTTCCCAATGTCAGGCCTGCTAACTCTCAGTATGTCTCTTA ATCCTTTTGAATACTACATGTTCAACTTTGCCTCTAGTCTCATTGTACCAAag ACCTACCCTCCTGGCCAGCATGGGAGCTGTTCAGACAGTGCTTACTTTGTGCTTGTTGATGCCTATCTCAAGCACTTCCTACCAACCGAGGGAAATGTGCCCCCGTCTCCTTTCTCTGATCCTAGAGGATCCGTGGCCCCTCCTACTCCAAG ATCTCCCAGCATGCCTTATGTTGGTTACGGTGTCCACAGCTCCAGCCTACTGAAGCGCCACATATCTCATCAGCCCTCTGCCAACCCTGACCCTACTGCTCAGGAGATCTGGAGATCTGAAACCCTTCTGCAG GTGTTTGTAGAGATGTGGCTTCATCACTACTCTTTGGAGATGTACCAGAAGCTGCAGTCTCCTCAAGTGAAG GAGCCCTTCAGCCCAACAGAAGAGCATGTCCTGGTGGTGCGTCTGCTTGTCAAACACCTGCACGCCTTCTCCAACAGCTTGAAACAGGAGCAGACCTTGTCTCCTTCCACTCACTCTCATGCCAGTCCTCTTGAGGAGTTCAAAAG AGTTGTAGTACAGAGGTTTGTTCAGCAGAAGCTGTATGTATTCCTGCAACATTGCTTCGGCCACTGGCCTCTGGATGCTTCTTTTAGAGCA GTACTGGAAACCTGGCTTAGTTACATCCAGCCTTGGAGGTACACTGGAGAAAAAAACAATCATCAGACAGATGTACAGAACAGAAATGTCCCTGAGAAATG gGCTTCCTTTGTTCAAGAGAATCTACTTATGTACACAAAGCTCTTTCAGGGCTTCCTTAATCGGGCTATGCGCACAGATCTCGTCAATGCCAAAAATGCGCTGATGGTATTCAGAGTAGCCAAAGTCTTTGCCCAGCCAAACCTATCCGAAATGATCCAGAAAG GAGAGCAGCTATTTCTAGAGCCAGAACATGTCCTCCACCACCGGCAGCCCCGGGTCTTCCTCACGCCTGCACACAGTGGCAGCTTTTTATCCTCTCGCCAGCCTGTAGGGACGGATGCTGTTTTCAAAGTTAAGAGTCATGTGTACAGCCTAGAAGGGCAGGACTGCCAGTACAAGCAGATGTTTGCCAGTGAACTGCGTGGTGTG GTGTTAAAGCTGATCCAGATCATAGCCCAGGCCCGACAGACAGCTAAGCGAATATCAGATCACTCTGCTGAAGCGGCTGCAAACAGCTCGTTTCTCTCATGGTTTGGCATGGGCTCCTCTGATCCCAACTACACCTTTAATGGAGGGGAGGCTGACGACATGGGGGAGTGTTTTAAAAAGACTCATGAGTTTTTGGACAAGGCTCTGGACTACCTTTGTCAGATATTTCGG CTAAATTCAGGGCAACTGTCTCAGTTGATGGCAAATCTGGCATCAACAGAAGATGATGGAGGGTCCAAGCAGTTGCCTGACTGCATTCCCAGTGAAACCGGCCTTGTGCTCACAAATTTGGGAAGGATGCAG ATTATAAATGGCCTTCGCCGATTTGAGATCGAATATCAAGGAGATCCAGAACTTCAGCCCATACGCAGCTATGAAAATGCTCTTTTGGTTCGCCTCTTATTCAAGGTCTCCTCCTTTATCAATGATCGG TTGGGAGATCACATGGAGCTGCTGTGCTCTCGGCAGGACTTCCTGGGCCGGGTTAGTAGACACTACTTAACCAGTTCATCAACTGTGTCGGAGCAGCGTCGGAGGAGCCCTGTGACGCGGCAAGCGAGAGGGCGCCCCCAGCGAGCACGTCTCAGTTTGCGAGCACTAGCCAGCTACCGCactctgctcatgatgctgCTGCTCTACGTGTTCTTTGCACTACTCTCGTTTGGTCTTCTCTCGAGCACTGCTCTCATACTGATGATTTGCTTTGTTTATGAGCTGCTTTTGGTTGTGTTTGCTGATAAACTTAAAGCTCATTAA
- the smpd4 gene encoding sphingomyelin phosphodiesterase 4 isoform X1 yields MAAPTIQQPSYLLANLKADWTTKPLLQRCQELVKVIDDYPAKELHLIFPWLIESMFGSLDGVILGWNLRFLHARMNEYNIVMEFLDPSGPMMKLVYKLQAEDYKYEIPISYLPGPVKASIQEGVLPDCPLFHNKLQFPMSGLLTLSMSLNPFEYYMFNFASSLIVPKTYPPGQHGSCSDSAYFVLVDAYLKHFLPTEGNVPPSPFSDPRGSVAPPTPRSPSMPYVGYGVHSSSLLKRHISHQPSANPDPTAQEIWRSETLLQVFVEMWLHHYSLEMYQKLQSPQVKLALLQYRLNMSSMLYQPPAPPGSGTLHTYQEPFSPTEEHVLVVRLLVKHLHAFSNSLKQEQTLSPSTHSHASPLEEFKRVVVQRFVQQKLYVFLQHCFGHWPLDASFRAVLETWLSYIQPWRYTGEKNNHQTDVQNRNVPEKWASFVQENLLMYTKLFQGFLNRAMRTDLVNAKNALMVFRVAKVFAQPNLSEMIQKGEQLFLEPEHVLHHRQPRVFLTPAHSGSFLSSRQPVGTDAVFKVKSHVYSLEGQDCQYKQMFASELRGVVLKLIQIIAQARQTAKRISDHSAEAAANSSFLSWFGMGSSDPNYTFNGGEADDMGECFKKTHEFLDKALDYLCQIFRLNSGQLSQLMANLASTEDDGGSKQLPDCIPSETGLVLTNLGRMQIINGLRRFEIEYQGDPELQPIRSYENALLVRLLFKVSSFINDRLGDHMELLCSRQDFLGRVSRHYLTSSSTVSEQRRRSPVTRQARGRPQRARLSLRALASYRTLLMMLLLYVFFALLSFGLLSSTALILMICFVYELLLVVFADKLKAH; encoded by the exons GAGTTGCATCTCATCTTCCCCTGGCTGATTGAGAGTATGTTTGGCAGTCTGGATGGAGTCATATTGGGCTGGAACCTGCGTTTTCTGCACGCCCgcatgaatgaatataatattgTCATGGAGTTCCTTGACCCAAG TGGGCCCATGATGAAGCTGGTTTACAAGCTGCAAGCAGAAGACTATAAATATGAGATCCCAATCAGCTATTTGCCA GGTCCTGTGAAGGCATCAATTCAGGAAGGTGTTCTACCAGATTGCCCCCTATTTCACAACAAGCTTCAGTTCCCAATGTCAGGCCTGCTAACTCTCAGTATGTCTCTTA ATCCTTTTGAATACTACATGTTCAACTTTGCCTCTAGTCTCATTGTACCAAag ACCTACCCTCCTGGCCAGCATGGGAGCTGTTCAGACAGTGCTTACTTTGTGCTTGTTGATGCCTATCTCAAGCACTTCCTACCAACCGAGGGAAATGTGCCCCCGTCTCCTTTCTCTGATCCTAGAGGATCCGTGGCCCCTCCTACTCCAAG ATCTCCCAGCATGCCTTATGTTGGTTACGGTGTCCACAGCTCCAGCCTACTGAAGCGCCACATATCTCATCAGCCCTCTGCCAACCCTGACCCTACTGCTCAGGAGATCTGGAGATCTGAAACCCTTCTGCAG GTGTTTGTAGAGATGTGGCTTCATCACTACTCTTTGGAGATGTACCAGAAGCTGCAGTCTCCTCAAGTGAAG CTGGCGTTGCTGCAGTACCGCCTCAATATGTCCAGCATGCTGTACCAACCCCCCGCCCCACCAGGCTCTGGGACCCTCCACACATACCAA GAGCCCTTCAGCCCAACAGAAGAGCATGTCCTGGTGGTGCGTCTGCTTGTCAAACACCTGCACGCCTTCTCCAACAGCTTGAAACAGGAGCAGACCTTGTCTCCTTCCACTCACTCTCATGCCAGTCCTCTTGAGGAGTTCAAAAG AGTTGTAGTACAGAGGTTTGTTCAGCAGAAGCTGTATGTATTCCTGCAACATTGCTTCGGCCACTGGCCTCTGGATGCTTCTTTTAGAGCA GTACTGGAAACCTGGCTTAGTTACATCCAGCCTTGGAGGTACACTGGAGAAAAAAACAATCATCAGACAGATGTACAGAACAGAAATGTCCCTGAGAAATG gGCTTCCTTTGTTCAAGAGAATCTACTTATGTACACAAAGCTCTTTCAGGGCTTCCTTAATCGGGCTATGCGCACAGATCTCGTCAATGCCAAAAATGCGCTGATGGTATTCAGAGTAGCCAAAGTCTTTGCCCAGCCAAACCTATCCGAAATGATCCAGAAAG GAGAGCAGCTATTTCTAGAGCCAGAACATGTCCTCCACCACCGGCAGCCCCGGGTCTTCCTCACGCCTGCACACAGTGGCAGCTTTTTATCCTCTCGCCAGCCTGTAGGGACGGATGCTGTTTTCAAAGTTAAGAGTCATGTGTACAGCCTAGAAGGGCAGGACTGCCAGTACAAGCAGATGTTTGCCAGTGAACTGCGTGGTGTG GTGTTAAAGCTGATCCAGATCATAGCCCAGGCCCGACAGACAGCTAAGCGAATATCAGATCACTCTGCTGAAGCGGCTGCAAACAGCTCGTTTCTCTCATGGTTTGGCATGGGCTCCTCTGATCCCAACTACACCTTTAATGGAGGGGAGGCTGACGACATGGGGGAGTGTTTTAAAAAGACTCATGAGTTTTTGGACAAGGCTCTGGACTACCTTTGTCAGATATTTCGG CTAAATTCAGGGCAACTGTCTCAGTTGATGGCAAATCTGGCATCAACAGAAGATGATGGAGGGTCCAAGCAGTTGCCTGACTGCATTCCCAGTGAAACCGGCCTTGTGCTCACAAATTTGGGAAGGATGCAG ATTATAAATGGCCTTCGCCGATTTGAGATCGAATATCAAGGAGATCCAGAACTTCAGCCCATACGCAGCTATGAAAATGCTCTTTTGGTTCGCCTCTTATTCAAGGTCTCCTCCTTTATCAATGATCGG TTGGGAGATCACATGGAGCTGCTGTGCTCTCGGCAGGACTTCCTGGGCCGGGTTAGTAGACACTACTTAACCAGTTCATCAACTGTGTCGGAGCAGCGTCGGAGGAGCCCTGTGACGCGGCAAGCGAGAGGGCGCCCCCAGCGAGCACGTCTCAGTTTGCGAGCACTAGCCAGCTACCGCactctgctcatgatgctgCTGCTCTACGTGTTCTTTGCACTACTCTCGTTTGGTCTTCTCTCGAGCACTGCTCTCATACTGATGATTTGCTTTGTTTATGAGCTGCTTTTGGTTGTGTTTGCTGATAAACTTAAAGCTCATTAA